A stretch of Schistocerca americana isolate TAMUIC-IGC-003095 chromosome 3, iqSchAmer2.1, whole genome shotgun sequence DNA encodes these proteins:
- the LOC124606404 gene encoding LOW QUALITY PROTEIN: cholinesterase-like (The sequence of the model RefSeq protein was modified relative to this genomic sequence to represent the inferred CDS: substituted 1 base at 1 genomic stop codon), with protein sequence MRSSQLAFVPSLLLWLAAAVKAEDVLVTVEQGTLQGKTATGVYNTSYTAFLGIPYAVPPLGELRFKAPQPAERWEGVLNATEYGSDCVQEDGSGSEDCLYLNVFVPGVPQEGAGLPVLFWVHGGGFVRGSGSDYGYGPDFLISYDVIFVTINYRLGPLGFFSTGDEVVPGNAGLKDQQLALAWVQSNIARFGGDPQRVMLFGQSAGGGAVSLHLVSPTSAGLFSRLVDQSGSFIARMTVVQEPRYHAFRLGAVLGYETEDSQQLVEFLQSVNATDLLVDENLLKSDEQKLLLAYMVWAPTVEPDIDGAFITESPIRALNEGRFNQVPIMTGVTSAENGGGILSNADQINNLNEAFEEAVGPCLHLPTTEEQREAAIKLRNFYFGDANITAENPAPLSTXVQRVNMNEDLTFFEPADAMVRKIAEITDLPVYYYEFDYRGENVPVSEWGVAHAGELQFLFMRNGVDVDYNLDPDSEEEHVRRNMLRLWTNFGKYGNPTPEADPVIWQPYDLTNRSYLLMQANFTLEENRLAERMDFWNQNVPLLPYPGTF encoded by the exons GCAGAGGACGTGCTGGTGACTGTGGAGCAGGGCACCCTCCAGGGAAAGACGGCCACCGGCGTCTACAACACGTCCTACACGGCCTTTCTGGGTATCCCGTACGCTGTGCCACCGCTCGGAGAGCTGCGATTCAAG GCACCGCAGCCAGCAGAAAGATGGGAGGGCGTCCTGAACGCCACAGAGTACGGCAGCGACTGCGTGCAGGAAGACGGCAGCGGCTCTGAGGACTGCCTCTACCTGAACGTCTTCGTGCCAGGCGTGCCTCAAGAGGGGGCAGGGCTGCCCGTGCTCTTCTGGGTGCACGGCGGAGGGTTTGTACGTGGCAGCGGCTCCGACTACGGCTACGGCCCCGACTTCCTCATCTCGTACGACGTCATATTCGTCACCATCAACTATCGCCTCGGACCTCTCG GTTTCTTTAGCACTGGTGACGAAGTGGTCCCTGGCAACGCGGGCCTCAAGGACCAGCAGCTAGCCCTAGCCTGGGTGCAGAGCAACATCGCCAGGTTCGGCGGAGACCCCCAGCGAGTCATGCTGTTCGGACAGAGCGCTGGGGGCGGGGCAGTCTCGCTACATCTCGTGTCACCAACATCGGCAG GACTATTCTCCCGACTGGTGGACCAGAGCGGCTCCTTTATCGCCAGGATGACCGTGGTTCAGGAGCCGCGCTACCACGCTTTCAGGCTGGGTGCCGTCCTTGGCTACGAAACGGAAGACTCCCAGCAGCTGGTGGAGTTCCTGCAGTCCGTCAACGCCACCGACCTTCTGGTGGACGAGAACCTGCTCAAGTCAGATGAA cAAAAACTTCTGCTAGCCTACATGGTTTGGGCCCCCACTGTGGAGCCAGACATAGATGGAGCTTTCATAACAGAATCACCGATTCGAGCACTCAACGAAGGCCGATTTAACCAGGTGCCCATTATGACAGGTGTAACGTCTGCTGAAAACG GTGGTGGAATACTCAGCAATGCTGACCAGATTAATAATCTGAACGAAGCATTTGAAGAAGCAGTCGGTCCGTGTCTTCACTTGCCTACAACAGAAGAGCAAAGAGAAGCAGCCATCAAACTTCGGAATTTCTACTTTGGTGACGCAAATATCACGGCAGAGAATCCAGCGCCTTTGTCTACGTGAGTACAAAGAGTGAAT ATGAACGAAGACTTAACTTTCTTCGAGCCTGCTGACGCTATGGTTAGGAAAATTGCTGAAATTACTGATTTGCCAGTCTACTACTACGAATTTGACTATCGTGGAGAAAACGTACCAGTAAGCGAGTGGG GCGTTGCACACGCTGGAGAGTTACAATTCCTCTTCATGCGGAATGGCGTCGATGTTGATTATAACCTTGATCCGGATTCAGAAGAGGAACATGTACGCAGAAATATGTTACGGCTTTGGACCAATTTTGGAAAATATGG GAACCCTACCCCTGAAGCGGATCCTGTGATCTGGCAGCCTTACGACCTGACCAATCGCAGCTACCTGCTGATGCAGGCCAACTTCACTCTGGAGGAAAACAGACTCGCAGAGCGTATGGATTTCTGGAACCAAAATGTACCACTGCTTCCTTACCCTGGAACATTTTGA